The sequence ATTAAATAAGATCTTGCTCACAGTAACTGGAAGAAATATGTATACAGTTACAAATGGAAACTATCAGCAAATCAATACACAAGTTTTGCAGTAAACAAAAAGTTTATTTTCTGTCCTATGGCCACatgttggcattttctcagtcagatttatgaggtggagtcacctgaaacggctttcagttaacagctgtgctgaactaatcaagagttaattacttgaatgtcttgcctcttaaagtgtttgagagcatcagttgtaaagaggtagagttggtatacagtaaatagctctatttgagtaatgttctaatccatattacggaAAGAACTACTcacctaagtaaagaaaaacaacactacCGTATTACTTTAAGAATTGAAGGTCaggaattttaagaactttgaaagtatccttaagtgcagtcgcaaacaccattaaaaatgttatgatgaaactggctcatcaggactgctccaggaggGGAaaccaagagttttctctgttgtgcaggttaagttcatcagagttaccagcctcagaaatcgcaagttaacagctccccagataagaacaacaaaaaaagccctaaaacatattttgctttgtttaatacttttaaagttactaCTTAATTCTCTGTGTTGCTTCATAGtgtggatcacttcagtatttatttacaaatgtACATAGTTCATATTTTAAGGCCTGCTAAGGACCAGATGTTTATAATGTTCTGATGcatgaaatttaatttaaaaaggtgTCTTTTTTCCTTATGCCTTCAAGTACTGTCTTCAACAGCCTTACCCTCAAGCTCTTGCAGGAAATCCTGAAAGTTATTTAGAATTTGTGTCTCTCTTGCATGCTTCTGTGAACCGCTTTCGCTCATAGTTGGGGCCAAATTCGACACAATGTAGTTAGAGTCCACCTGAGAAACAcatcaagaaaaaaatagaaaataattgtCCAAAATAATAACAAACTAATTTTTACCCCTAATTCAAGAGATCACGGTAGATTACCTTATCATCATCACCAGCTACAAAGAAGCCACGGCAAAGCTCTCTGTTCCTTTCCATCACCCCAATAAAGCCATAGAGTTGTAGTCCTTCCCGAAGTTGCCTAAGCATGGTTGTTCGTCTTACAGCCGAGTGCAGGAGAATTGCTCTtcatcaaattaaaacaaaaatatacatcatGCACAGGGTCCCTATATAAATGGCAAGTAAACTCTAGAGCAAGTTACATATGAAAGTTATAAAaacaactgattttttttacctacattacatttacttttgtaacattagatagatactttatttatctcaaaggaaatttacattacattactttaataatttaatacaagTTTCTGATCCCAAACCACAATTTAAAAGTTCATTgaatttcattaaaaacattaatatggcACAATAAAAACTATAAGCTACTTTTAACTGTATTCACAAAATTCATACCTTGTTATACTGTCTCTGCTGCCCTCGTTTATAGGTCCAGTGTAGCCACAGTTGAGAATTTGTTCTGTGCATGATGACAAGTCTGATGTTTCTTCAACCTGAACAAAATTATGACCATAATTAATGACCAATAATCAAAGCCCAAATCAAAGTTTAAGGGACAGAGTCACATGCAGATGTAGTAATTAATACACCATAAATTAACCGAACCACAACCAGAACAAAGCAGACATGCTATGCTGAGGCAAAACAGTGAAACACACCATCTTGATGAGTGATGAGAGCTCCAGGTCATGTATATGGTCTCTGGAAACATTTTCTAGGTTTCCAGTCAAAAGGAAATTGTAGCACCATTCTTGTAAAAACTTTGGTGCTGGGCCACCCTGTGCGAGGCTTACTGCAAATATTTCCCCAGCAACTCTGGAATGacagcaaaaaaacaatacaatctaTGTGTGCATGTAGTACAGATTAAAATGGTAATTACCGGGGTCAAACTTTTCAGTTATCAGTGTTTTTGTGGTATTCTTATAATGTACTGAAGAGTACATACTGTTGAATTGATACTGAAACACAAACTAAATTTACTTTACACTGAATGACATGTTTGAAAATTTGTGTCTAAAACTGCATGTGTTTATGCAAAACTTTCAGGACTAAAAAGTGTAGTGTCTTGCATGGCTGTGTTCGAGAGACTACTGTTAACGGGCAATAATCAAAAACAGTTTTAATGATTACAGTAATACTACAGTCATGAATTTGACCAGGATCTGCAGCATGCATAATCATGTAACTGAAAGGCTATTAAGTGAGAAACGCACCGAAAGAGGCCATTGTCCAGGTCATTTAGAGAGTACTTGGGCATTTTTCCCTTGCCATCCTCTCCCTCAAACAGACGCATTTCTATGCCGGCAATCATCTCTAAGAAAATGATAGaattaaaatatatcaaataatgaTATTGCTACAACGTATTTGATGACAAACACTGAGGAAACTTTTTACATTTATCTGTGAGGAATGACAAACGTAATTATCCTGACCTGTCAGAAATTCTTTCCGCAAAGCACCACTGTCAACCCCAGGTTCTCCTATGAATGTCACCTTCAAGGGGTTGACTGGCGAGCTGTACTTCTGGCGCTGCCACAGCATCAGACCACGTTCCAGTAGATTCATTCTAGACACACAGATGGCGAACTCTTTGCTGGGGTCAACCTGAGTTGCCAGCCATCGCAGGACATCCTCCTCACTgttaaaattattacatttatcaTAAGTGAAATAAtgaatgcatataaaaaaaaacagacaacagGAAAAGCACTTCATTCCAGATaacatagatataaatatatgaacaaatgtaccttaaaaatgtattttgtggtTCCTTCAATTCAGTAGGACTGCCATCCAGAAAAGGCACAGGActggggagagaaaaaaaaaaacaaaaaaaacattaacatgcaCATTAAAAGACTGTCAATGACTCATTTAAAAGCAAGTgattatattaatgttatttaaaattgttaattttaaattaaaatctatacataaattacatttatttaaattgtattgatAGTCAGCAGATTTTTGCTTGATCAATTAAACAAATTAACACTGACCATGATGCCATTATAGATTTTgccaaaaaaagataataaaaatccaaaatataAAGCGTAAAACATAAGACTTTGTTGGCTGTGAATTTAATTTGTCTCAACAATTCATTTACCCTCCACTTATATGCATCTGCATTTATGTACAATTAACCAACACTGACAATTGATAAATAGATGGATTCTCTATAATGCTGCACATGaagcaaaatatgttttaatccaCCTCCATCCCAACATATCATAACACTTAAAATGCACAATGATACCTGTCCATGTTCCTCTCCCAGTCCCCACAGACACTGGCATGTAGTTCAAGATCTTCTGCTGGATAGTGTTTCTGGCATATGGGGCAGGAATTATCTGATGgctaaaacaaaaagacagaatTAATTATAGAATACGGAAAACA is a genomic window of Astyanax mexicanus isolate ESR-SI-001 unplaced genomic scaffold, AstMex3_surface scaffold_45, whole genome shotgun sequence containing:
- the LOC125795237 gene encoding uncharacterized protein LOC125795237, with product MDSPVPFLDGSPTELKEPQNTFLSEEDVLRWLATQVDPSKEFAICVSRMNLLERGLMLWQRQKYSSPVNPLKVTFIGEPGVDSGALRKEFLTEMIAGIEMRLFEGEDGKGKMPKYSLNDLDNGLFRVAGEIFAVSLAQGGPAPKFLQEWCYNFLLTGNLENVSRDHIHDLELSSLIKMVEETSDLSSCTEQILNCGYTGPINEGSRDSITRAILLHSAVRRTTMLRQLREGLQLYGFIGVMERNRELCRGFFVAGDDDKVDSNYIVSNLAPTMSESGSQKHARETQILNNFQDFLQELEDGTTEDDAADALSVPRVLQWLTGQSHRHLLLSERENFKIKVHFDHTCMERIPNHTICFPLVSACVWRGISAKLKSKH